A section of the Balearica regulorum gibbericeps isolate bBalReg1 chromosome 6, bBalReg1.pri, whole genome shotgun sequence genome encodes:
- the BBS5 gene encoding BBSome complex member BBS5 isoform X1: MSAVLDVLWEDRDVRFDISPQQMKMRPGEVLIDCLESVEDTKGNNGDRGRLLVTNLRIIWRSLSLPRVNLSVGYNCIINITTRTANSKLRGQTEALYILTKCNNTRFEFIFTNVVPGSPRLFTSVIAVHRAYETSKMYRDLKLRSALIQNKQLRLLPQEQIYDKINGVWNLSSDQGNLGTFFITNVRIVWHANMNDSFNVSIPYLQIRSIKIRDSKFGLALVIESSQQSGGYVLGFKIDPVEKLQEAVKEINSLHRVYSANPIFGVDYEMEEKPQPLEDLTVEQVQDDVEIESDEHTDAFVAYFADENKQHDGEPVFSEELGLAIEKLKDGFTLQGLWEVMT, encoded by the exons ATGAGCGCGGTGCTGGACGTGCTGTGGGAGGACAGGGATGTCCGCTTCGACATCTCCCCGCA acaaatgaaaatgagacCTGGAGAGGTCCTTATAGACTGCTTAGAGTCTGTTGAAGATACCAAAGGAAACAATGGAGACAGAG GTAGACTGCTTGTGACAAATCTGAGGATTATTTGGCGCTCATTGTCATTGCCCAGAGTCAATCTTT CTGTTGGTTACAACTGCATTATAAATATAACTACAAGAACTGCCAACTCT aaattaCGAGGGCAGACAGAAGCTCTGTATATATTGACTAAATGTAACAATACACGGTTTGAGTTCATATTTACCAACGTTGTCCCCGGGAGTCCCAGACTCTTCACTTCAGTTATTGCTGTACACAG agcTTATGAAACTTCTAAAATGTATCGTGATCTGAAGCTGAGAAGTGCATTGATTCAAAACAAGCAACTGAGATTATTACCACAAGAACAAATATATGATAAAATCAATGGAGTTTGGAATTTGTCAAGTGACCAG GGAAACTTGGgaacattttttattactaATGTGAGAATAGTTTGGCATGCAAATATGAATGACAGCTTTAATGTCAGCATACCATATCTACAAATT CgttcaataaaaataagagattCAAAGTTTGGCTTGGCACTTGTGATAGAGAGTTCCCAGCAG AGTGGAGGATACGTACTTGGTTTTAAAATAGACCCTGTGGAGAAACTACAGGAGGCAgtgaaggaaattaattctcTTCACAGAGTTTATTCAGCTAACCCTATATTTGGAGTAGAttatgaaatggaagaaaag CCTCAACCTCTTGAAGACCTAACAGTGGAGCAGGTTCAAGATGATGTGGAAATAGAATCTGATGAACATACAGATGCTTTTGTG GCTTACTTTGCTGATGAAAACAAG CAACATGATGGGGAGCCTGTTTTTTCAGAAGAACTAGGACTTGCAATAGAGAAGCTAAAGGACGGATTCACACTCCAGGGACTCTGGGAAGTAATGACCTGA
- the BBS5 gene encoding BBSome complex member BBS5 isoform X2, with translation MSAVLDVLWEDRDVRFDISPQQMKMRPGEVLIDCLESVEDTKGNNGDRGRLLVTNLRIIWRSLSLPRVNLSVGYNCIINITTRTANSKLRGQTEALYILTKCNNTRFEFIFTNVVPGSPRLFTSVIAVHRAYETSKMYRDLKLRSALIQNKQLRLLPQEQIYDKINGVWNLSSDQGNLGTFFITNVRIVWHANMNDSFNVSIPYLQISGGYVLGFKIDPVEKLQEAVKEINSLHRVYSANPIFGVDYEMEEKPQPLEDLTVEQVQDDVEIESDEHTDAFVAYFADENKQHDGEPVFSEELGLAIEKLKDGFTLQGLWEVMT, from the exons ATGAGCGCGGTGCTGGACGTGCTGTGGGAGGACAGGGATGTCCGCTTCGACATCTCCCCGCA acaaatgaaaatgagacCTGGAGAGGTCCTTATAGACTGCTTAGAGTCTGTTGAAGATACCAAAGGAAACAATGGAGACAGAG GTAGACTGCTTGTGACAAATCTGAGGATTATTTGGCGCTCATTGTCATTGCCCAGAGTCAATCTTT CTGTTGGTTACAACTGCATTATAAATATAACTACAAGAACTGCCAACTCT aaattaCGAGGGCAGACAGAAGCTCTGTATATATTGACTAAATGTAACAATACACGGTTTGAGTTCATATTTACCAACGTTGTCCCCGGGAGTCCCAGACTCTTCACTTCAGTTATTGCTGTACACAG agcTTATGAAACTTCTAAAATGTATCGTGATCTGAAGCTGAGAAGTGCATTGATTCAAAACAAGCAACTGAGATTATTACCACAAGAACAAATATATGATAAAATCAATGGAGTTTGGAATTTGTCAAGTGACCAG GGAAACTTGGgaacattttttattactaATGTGAGAATAGTTTGGCATGCAAATATGAATGACAGCTTTAATGTCAGCATACCATATCTACAAATT AGTGGAGGATACGTACTTGGTTTTAAAATAGACCCTGTGGAGAAACTACAGGAGGCAgtgaaggaaattaattctcTTCACAGAGTTTATTCAGCTAACCCTATATTTGGAGTAGAttatgaaatggaagaaaag CCTCAACCTCTTGAAGACCTAACAGTGGAGCAGGTTCAAGATGATGTGGAAATAGAATCTGATGAACATACAGATGCTTTTGTG GCTTACTTTGCTGATGAAAACAAG CAACATGATGGGGAGCCTGTTTTTTCAGAAGAACTAGGACTTGCAATAGAGAAGCTAAAGGACGGATTCACACTCCAGGGACTCTGGGAAGTAATGACCTGA
- the KLHL41 gene encoding kelch-like protein 41, with the protein MDSQRELTEELRLYQSTLLQDGLKELLEEKKFIDCSLKAGDRSLPCHRLILSACSPYFREYFLSEQTEEKKKEVVLDNVDPNILDMIVKYLYSASIDLNDSNVQDIFALASRFQIPSVFTVCVSYLQKRLAVGNCLAILRLGVLLDCPRLAFSARDFVSDHFVQICKEEDFMQLAPHELISVISPDSLNVEKEELVFEAVMRWVRTDKENRVKSLGEIFDCIRFRLMPEKYFKEHVEKDDIIKSNSDLQKKVKIIKDAFAGKLPDSSKSTEKSTKGEVNGDVGDEDLLPGYLNDLPRHGMFVKDLILLVNDTAAVAYDPLENECYLAALAEQIPRNHSSIVTKQNQVYIVGGLYVEEENKDQPFQSYFFQLDSVAGEWVALPPLPSARCLFGLGESDNKIYVIAGKDLRTEESLDSVLCYDPVAMKWGEIKKLPIKVYGHATISNNGLIYCLGGKTDDKKCTNRLFVYNPKKGDWRDLAPMKVARSMFGTAVHKGKIVIAGGVTEEGLTASVEAFDLTTNKWEIMPEFPQERSSISLVTLSGALYAIGGFAMIQLESKEFAPSEVTDIWKYDDEKKEWIGILKEIRYATGASCLATRLNLFKLSKL; encoded by the exons ATGGATTCCCAAAGGGAACTCACTGAAGAGCTCAGGCTTTACCAATCCACCCTTCTTCAGGATGGCCTCAAGGAACTCCTCGAAGAGAAAAAGTTTATAGATTGCTCTCTAAAAGCTGGTGACAGAAGCCTGCCTTGCCACAGATTGATTCTGTCGGCATGTAGTCCTTATTTTCGTGAGTATTTCTTATCTGagcaaactgaagagaaaaagaaggaggtAGTTCTAGATAATGTTGACCCCAACATCCTGGATATGATCGTCAAATACCTTTATTCAGCAAGTATTGATCTTAATGATTCTAACGTGcaagatatttttgctttggcCAGTCGCTTCCAGATCCCTTCTGTATTCACCGTGTGTGTGTCCTATCTTCAGAAGAGGCTTGCTGTTGGTAACTGTCTGGCCATCCTTCGATTAGGCGTTCTGCTTGATTGCCCGAGACTTGCATTTTCTGCCCGTGATTTTGTCTCAGACCATTTTGTGCAGATCTGCAAAGAAGAGGACTTCATGCAGCTTGCCCCACATGAACTTATCTCAGTTATTTCACCTGACAGCTTAAATGTAGAGAAGGAAGAACTGGTATTTGAAGCAGTAATGAGATGGGTCCGAACAGACAAGGAGAACAGAGTAAAGAGCCTGGGGGAAATCTTTGACTGCATACGTTTTCGTCTTatgccagaaaaatatttcaaagaacaTGTTGAGAAGGATGATATAATTAAAAGCAACTCAGACCTTCAGAAGAAAGTAAAGATTATTAAGGACGCTTTTGCTGGAAAACTGCCTGACTCTAGCAAAAGTACAGAAAAGTCAACCAAAGGGGAGGTGAACGGCGATGTAGGAGATGAAGATTTACTGCCTGGCTACCTAAATGACCTTCCCAGGCACGGCATGTTTGTCAAAGACCTAATTCTTCTGGTTAATGACACTGCTGCAGTAgcttatgatcctcttgaaaaCGAATGCTACCTAGCAGCCCTGGCAGAACAGATTCCCAGAAACCATTCCAGTATAGTCACCAAACAAAATCAGGTCTACATTGTTGGCGGACTGTACGTGGAAGAGGAGAACAAGGATCAGCCTTTCCAGTCATACTTCTTCCAG CTGGATAGCGTCGCTGGAGAGTGGGTTGCCCTTCCTCCACTGCCATCAGCCAGGTGTCTCTTCGGGCTGGGAGAGTCAGACAACAAGATCTATGTAATTGCAGGCAAGGACCTTCGCACGGAGGAGTCTCTAGATTCAGTATTGTGCTATGATCCTGT GGCAATGAAATGGGGTGAGATCAAAAAACTACCCATCAAAGTATATGGCCATGCTACTATCTCAAACAATGGATTGATATATTGTCTTGGTGGAAAAACTGATGATAA gaaATGCACCAATAGACTATTTGTATACAATCCCAAGAAAGGAGACTGGAGAGACCTGGCTCCAATGAAAGTGGCTCGCTCGATGTTTGGCACGGCTGTCCATAAGGGCAAGATTGTCATTGCAGGTGGTGTCACTGAAGAAGGCCTTACTGCATCTGTTGAAGCTTTTGATCTGACCACCAATAA GTGGGAGATTATGCCTGAATTTCCTCAAGAGAGAAGTTCCATCAGTTTAGTCACCTTAAGCGGAGCTTTGTATGCTATCGGAGGCTTTGCAATGATTCAGCTTGAATCTAAAGAATTTGCACCCAGTGAAGTTACTGACATATGGAa GTATGATGATGAAAAGAAGGAATGGATTGGCATACTGAAAGAGATCCGATACGCTACTGGAGCCTCCTGCCTGGCAACACGCTTAAACCTCTTCAAGTTAtcaaaactgtaa
- the BBS5 gene encoding BBSome complex member BBS5 isoform X3 yields the protein MSAVLDVLWEDRDVRFDISPQQMKMRPGEVLIDCLESVEDTKGNNGDRGRLLVTNLRIIWRSLSLPRVNLSVGYNCIINITTRTANSKLRGQTEALYILTKCNNTRFEFIFTNVVPGSPRLFTSVIAVHRAYETSKMYRDLKLRSALIQNKQLRLLPQEQIYDKINGVWNLSSDQGNLGTFFITNVRIVWHANMNDSFNVSIPYLQIRSIKIRDSKFGLALVIESSQQSGGYVLGFKIDPVEKLQEAVKEINSLHRVYSANPIFGVDYEMEEKPQPLEDLTVEQVQDDVEIESDEHTDAFVAYFADENKQSFVYK from the exons ATGAGCGCGGTGCTGGACGTGCTGTGGGAGGACAGGGATGTCCGCTTCGACATCTCCCCGCA acaaatgaaaatgagacCTGGAGAGGTCCTTATAGACTGCTTAGAGTCTGTTGAAGATACCAAAGGAAACAATGGAGACAGAG GTAGACTGCTTGTGACAAATCTGAGGATTATTTGGCGCTCATTGTCATTGCCCAGAGTCAATCTTT CTGTTGGTTACAACTGCATTATAAATATAACTACAAGAACTGCCAACTCT aaattaCGAGGGCAGACAGAAGCTCTGTATATATTGACTAAATGTAACAATACACGGTTTGAGTTCATATTTACCAACGTTGTCCCCGGGAGTCCCAGACTCTTCACTTCAGTTATTGCTGTACACAG agcTTATGAAACTTCTAAAATGTATCGTGATCTGAAGCTGAGAAGTGCATTGATTCAAAACAAGCAACTGAGATTATTACCACAAGAACAAATATATGATAAAATCAATGGAGTTTGGAATTTGTCAAGTGACCAG GGAAACTTGGgaacattttttattactaATGTGAGAATAGTTTGGCATGCAAATATGAATGACAGCTTTAATGTCAGCATACCATATCTACAAATT CgttcaataaaaataagagattCAAAGTTTGGCTTGGCACTTGTGATAGAGAGTTCCCAGCAG AGTGGAGGATACGTACTTGGTTTTAAAATAGACCCTGTGGAGAAACTACAGGAGGCAgtgaaggaaattaattctcTTCACAGAGTTTATTCAGCTAACCCTATATTTGGAGTAGAttatgaaatggaagaaaag CCTCAACCTCTTGAAGACCTAACAGTGGAGCAGGTTCAAGATGATGTGGAAATAGAATCTGATGAACATACAGATGCTTTTGTG GCTTACTTTGCTGATGAAAACAAG CAGAgttttgtttacaaataa